A section of the Thauera chlorobenzoica genome encodes:
- a CDS encoding TRAP transporter substrate-binding protein, giving the protein MKMRALLVGLVAVGLSAAAVAAEPIVIKFSHVVAQDTPKGKAADKFKELAEQYTQGAVKVEVYPNSTLYKDKEEMEALQLGAVQLLAPSLAKFGPLGVREFEVFDLPYIFDGYEALNKVTQGAVGAQLLAKLEPKGIRGLAYWDNGFKSFSANSPINKPEDLRGKKMRIQSSKVLEEQMREIKALPQVMAFSEVYQALQTGVVDGTENPHSNLYTQKMHEVQKHMTLTDHGYLGYAVITNKKFWDGLPAEVRTQLDKAMKESTLYANQIAKEENDKALAAVKASGKTEVHTPTAEEKAAFKKALVPVHKKMESRIGKDLIQSIYTETGFDPAKL; this is encoded by the coding sequence GCTGCGGTCGCGGCGGAGCCGATCGTGATCAAGTTCAGCCACGTTGTCGCCCAGGACACGCCCAAGGGCAAGGCGGCGGACAAGTTCAAGGAACTTGCCGAGCAATACACCCAGGGCGCGGTGAAGGTCGAAGTCTATCCGAACAGCACGCTGTACAAGGACAAGGAAGAGATGGAAGCGCTGCAGCTCGGCGCGGTCCAGCTGCTGGCGCCGTCGCTGGCCAAGTTCGGCCCGCTCGGCGTGCGCGAGTTCGAAGTGTTCGACCTGCCCTACATCTTCGACGGCTACGAAGCGCTGAACAAGGTCACCCAGGGGGCGGTCGGCGCCCAGCTGCTGGCCAAGCTCGAGCCCAAGGGCATCCGCGGCCTGGCGTACTGGGACAACGGCTTCAAGTCCTTCTCGGCGAACTCGCCGATCAACAAGCCCGAAGACCTGCGCGGCAAGAAGATGCGCATCCAGTCGTCGAAGGTGCTCGAAGAGCAGATGCGCGAAATCAAGGCGCTGCCGCAGGTGATGGCCTTCTCCGAGGTCTATCAGGCGCTGCAGACCGGGGTGGTCGACGGTACCGAGAACCCGCACTCCAACCTCTACACCCAGAAGATGCATGAAGTGCAGAAGCACATGACGCTGACCGACCACGGTTACCTGGGCTATGCGGTGATCACCAACAAGAAGTTCTGGGACGGACTGCCGGCCGAGGTGCGCACCCAGCTCGACAAGGCGATGAAGGAATCGACCCTCTACGCCAACCAGATCGCCAAGGAAGAGAACGACAAGGCACTGGCGGCGGTGAAGGCGTCGGGCAAGACCGAAGTCCACACCCCGACTGCGGAAGAGAAGGCGGCGTTCAAGAAGGCCCTGGTGCCGGTGCACAAGAAGATGGAGTCGCGCATCGGTAAGGATCTGATCCAGTCGATCTACACCGAAACCGGCTTCGATCCGGCCAAGCTCTGA
- a CDS encoding TRAP transporter small permease: MNKLLDRLEEIIIASLMAVATIVIFVSVVHRYASGYEIPVVQDWLLDMNVGWAQEFCIILFVWMAKFGAAYGVRTGIHVGVDILINKLSGTPRAALIQLGLVCGVVFTALIGLFGSLFVWENGMAYETLSLLGRDIGDYYEGPTTPDLEWPTWIVYSAVPLGSFLMCYRFLQVMVSFARSGELPTHDHGHVEGLDEAQDPNVLLEGESITLGEDVEHGHAGMSDEEWAKTHPKRPGGKN; encoded by the coding sequence ATGAACAAGCTTCTCGACCGCCTCGAGGAAATCATCATCGCCAGCCTGATGGCCGTGGCGACGATCGTGATCTTCGTCTCGGTGGTGCATCGCTATGCCTCGGGCTACGAGATTCCCGTGGTGCAGGACTGGCTGCTCGACATGAACGTCGGCTGGGCCCAGGAGTTCTGCATCATCCTCTTCGTGTGGATGGCCAAGTTCGGCGCCGCCTACGGCGTGCGTACCGGCATCCACGTCGGTGTCGACATCCTGATCAACAAGCTCTCCGGCACGCCGCGCGCCGCGCTGATCCAGCTCGGCCTGGTGTGCGGGGTGGTGTTTACCGCGCTGATCGGGCTTTTCGGTTCCCTCTTCGTATGGGAGAACGGGATGGCCTACGAAACGCTCAGCCTGCTCGGGCGCGACATCGGCGACTACTACGAAGGCCCGACCACGCCCGACCTCGAATGGCCGACCTGGATCGTGTATTCGGCGGTGCCGCTCGGTTCCTTCCTGATGTGCTACCGCTTCCTGCAGGTGATGGTGAGCTTCGCCCGCAGCGGCGAGCTGCCCACCCACGACCACGGCCACGTCGAAGGACTCGACGAGGCGCAGGACCCGAACGTGCTGCTCGAAGGCGAGTCGATCACGCTCGGCGAGGATGTCGAGCACGGGCATGCCGGCATGAGCGACGAAGAGTGGGCGAAGACCCATCCGAAGCGCCCCGGCGGCAAGAACTGA
- a CDS encoding TRAP transporter large permease, whose amino-acid sequence MTNTLAIFGLLVVLMAIGMPVGVALGLTVLSFMFIFTDVPLESVALKMFTGIEKFEIMAIPFFILAGNFLTHGGVARRMINFATAMVGHLRGGLGMSAVLACALFAAVSGSSPATVVAIGSILIPAMIKQGYPVRFGAGVVASAGGLGILIPPSIVMVMYAVTTNSSVGALFMAGVIPGILLAFMLGLCTWYVARKHNYPTMPAVGWGERIKHFRKAFWGLMLIVVVMGGIYSGMFTPTEAAAMSAVYAFFIAVFVYKDLSFRQIPRVLLDSANMSAMLLFIIASAVLFSFILTSEQIPQRMADAIVASGMGPIGFLIVVNLLLLVAGALMEPSSIILILAPILFPVAVALGIDPIHFGVMIVVNMEIGMITPPVGLNLFVASGVTKAGLTEMSKAVMPWLYTMLVFLMMITYIPSISTFLPRALGMM is encoded by the coding sequence ATGACCAACACCCTTGCAATCTTCGGCCTGCTCGTCGTCCTGATGGCGATCGGCATGCCGGTCGGCGTGGCGCTCGGCCTCACCGTGCTGAGCTTCATGTTCATCTTCACCGACGTCCCGCTCGAATCCGTGGCGCTGAAGATGTTCACCGGGATCGAGAAGTTCGAGATCATGGCGATCCCGTTCTTCATCCTCGCCGGCAACTTCCTCACCCACGGCGGGGTGGCGCGGCGCATGATCAACTTCGCCACCGCGATGGTCGGGCACTTGCGCGGCGGCCTGGGCATGAGCGCGGTGCTCGCCTGCGCCCTGTTCGCGGCGGTGTCGGGCTCGAGCCCGGCGACGGTGGTGGCGATCGGCTCGATCCTGATCCCGGCGATGATCAAGCAGGGCTACCCGGTGCGCTTCGGTGCCGGCGTGGTGGCCTCGGCCGGCGGCCTGGGCATCCTCATTCCGCCCTCGATCGTGATGGTGATGTACGCGGTGACGACCAACTCCTCGGTCGGCGCGCTGTTCATGGCGGGGGTGATCCCGGGGATCCTGCTCGCCTTCATGCTCGGCCTGTGCACCTGGTACGTGGCGCGCAAGCACAACTATCCGACCATGCCGGCGGTGGGCTGGGGCGAGCGCATCAAGCACTTCCGCAAGGCGTTCTGGGGCCTGATGCTGATCGTGGTGGTGATGGGCGGCATCTACTCGGGGATGTTCACCCCGACCGAGGCGGCGGCGATGAGCGCGGTGTACGCCTTCTTCATCGCGGTGTTCGTGTACAAGGACCTGAGCTTCAGGCAGATCCCGCGCGTGCTGCTCGATTCGGCCAACATGAGCGCGATGCTGCTGTTCATCATCGCCAGCGCGGTGCTGTTCTCCTTCATCCTCACCAGCGAGCAGATCCCGCAGCGCATGGCCGATGCGATCGTCGCCAGCGGCATGGGGCCGATCGGCTTCCTGATCGTGGTGAACCTGCTGCTGCTGGTGGCCGGGGCGCTGATGGAGCCGTCCTCGATCATCCTGATCCTGGCGCCGATCCTGTTCCCGGTGGCGGTCGCCCTGGGGATCGACCCGATCCACTTCGGGGTGATGATCGTGGTCAACATGGAGATCGGCATGATCACCCCGCCGGTAGGGCTGAATCTGTTCGTCGCCAGCGGTGTGACCAAGGCCGGCCTCACCGAGATGAGCAAGGCGGTGATGCCCTGGCTGTACACGATGCTGGTGTTCCTGATGATGATCACCTACATCCCGAGTATCTCCACTTTCCTGCCCCGGGCGCTGGGCATGATGTAA
- the ndk gene encoding nucleoside-diphosphate kinase, whose product MAIERTLSIIKPDAVAKNVIGQIYARFEGAGLKIIAAKMVHLSEQEAGQFYAVHKERPFFKDLVSFMTSGPVMIQALEGDNAIAKNRELMGATDPKKADKGTIRADFADSIDANAVHGSDAPETAAVEVAFFFPGMNVYSR is encoded by the coding sequence ATGGCAATCGAACGCACCCTGTCCATCATCAAGCCCGACGCCGTCGCCAAGAACGTGATCGGCCAGATCTACGCCCGCTTCGAAGGCGCTGGCCTGAAGATCATCGCCGCGAAGATGGTGCACCTGTCCGAGCAGGAAGCCGGGCAGTTCTACGCGGTGCACAAGGAGCGTCCCTTCTTCAAGGATCTGGTGTCGTTCATGACCTCCGGCCCGGTGATGATCCAGGCGCTGGAAGGCGACAACGCGATCGCCAAGAACCGCGAGCTGATGGGCGCCACCGACCCGAAGAAGGCCGACAAGGGCACCATCCGCGCCGACTTCGCCGACAGCATCGACGCCAACGCGGTGCATGGTTCGGATGCGCCGGAGACGGCCGCGGTCGAAGTGGCTTTCTTCTTCCCCGGGATGAACGTTTACTCGCGCTGA
- the rlmN gene encoding 23S rRNA (adenine(2503)-C(2))-methyltransferase RlmN, giving the protein MSISAPAAPVNLLDFDVDGLVTWFAGLGEKPFRARQVMRWMHREGCDDFDAMTDVAKSLRAKLKEVATIRPPLPVRDAISADGTRKWLLDVGNANAVETVFIPETHRGTLCVSSQAGCALDCAFCSTGKQGFNRNLSAAEIIGQLWLANTLLGAARVDTTEQAQDLEAGEQDNGRIISNVVMMGMGEPLANFDNVVTALRLMLDDHAYGLSRRRVTVSTSGIVPAIDRLRDECPVALAVSLHASNDALRDRLVPINRKYPLRELMAACQRYLERAPRDFVTFEYVMLDGVNDSDAHARELVALVRDTPCKFNLIPFNPFPRSGFERSPADRIRRFAAILLEAGIVTTTRKTRGDDVDAACGQLAGQVQDKTRRSVRLQRVGEAHR; this is encoded by the coding sequence ATGAGCATTTCCGCCCCGGCCGCCCCGGTCAATCTGCTCGATTTCGACGTCGACGGCCTCGTCACCTGGTTCGCCGGGCTGGGCGAGAAGCCGTTCCGCGCCCGCCAGGTGATGCGCTGGATGCATCGCGAGGGCTGTGACGACTTCGACGCGATGACCGACGTCGCCAAGTCGCTGCGCGCGAAGCTGAAGGAGGTCGCGACGATCCGCCCGCCACTGCCGGTGCGCGACGCGATCTCGGCCGACGGCACGCGCAAGTGGCTGCTCGACGTGGGCAACGCCAACGCGGTCGAGACCGTGTTCATCCCCGAAACCCATCGCGGCACCCTGTGCGTGTCTTCGCAGGCGGGCTGCGCGCTCGATTGCGCGTTCTGCTCGACCGGCAAGCAGGGCTTCAACCGCAATCTGTCGGCGGCCGAGATCATCGGCCAGCTGTGGCTGGCGAACACGCTGCTGGGCGCGGCGCGAGTCGACACGACCGAGCAGGCGCAGGATCTGGAAGCGGGCGAGCAGGACAACGGCCGCATCATCAGCAACGTCGTGATGATGGGGATGGGCGAGCCGCTCGCCAACTTCGACAACGTCGTCACCGCGCTGCGCCTGATGCTCGACGACCACGCCTACGGCCTGTCGCGCCGCCGTGTCACGGTGTCGACTTCGGGCATCGTGCCGGCGATCGACCGTCTCCGCGACGAATGTCCGGTGGCGCTGGCGGTGTCGCTGCACGCCTCCAACGACGCGCTGCGCGACCGCCTCGTGCCGATCAACCGGAAGTACCCGCTGCGCGAACTGATGGCCGCCTGCCAGCGCTACCTCGAGCGCGCACCGCGCGACTTCGTCACTTTCGAGTACGTGATGCTCGATGGCGTGAACGACAGCGATGCCCATGCGCGCGAACTCGTCGCCCTGGTGCGCGACACCCCGTGCAAGTTCAACCTGATTCCGTTCAACCCCTTCCCGCGCTCGGGGTTCGAGCGTTCGCCGGCGGATCGCATCCGCCGCTTCGCCGCGATCCTGCTCGAGGCCGGGATCGTCACCACCACGCGCAAGACGCGCGGGGACGACGTCGATGCGGCCTGCGGCCAGCTCGCCGGCCAGGTGCAGGACAAGACCCGGCGCAGCGTGCGCCTGCAGCGCGTGGGGGAGGCGCACAGATGA
- the pilW gene encoding type IV pilus biogenesis/stability protein PilW — MRRAALAMVAVAVLASGCATSPGGTVGPSVSASRPLSDITPATPAQARARVHVDLGMAYFEIGRYDVALDEAKIALDDSPNYAPALHLLGLAYMLIEENGAAGENFERALRFAPGDPDFNNSYGWFLCTQGREVEGLERLAVAARNPYYRHPARPLTNAGLCHLRLADDGAAEAQFQRALQADPDNGQALYQLAAIAYRGGRLEQARTYLVRLHQRLGPNPASAWLGLRTERRLGNHDAEASYAAQLRSRFAQSEEYQLMTRGKFE; from the coding sequence ATGAGGCGCGCGGCGCTGGCGATGGTAGCGGTGGCAGTGCTGGCGAGCGGCTGCGCCACGTCGCCGGGGGGCACGGTGGGGCCGTCGGTGAGCGCCAGCCGGCCCCTGTCGGACATCACTCCGGCCACTCCGGCGCAGGCGCGGGCACGCGTGCATGTGGACCTGGGCATGGCTTATTTCGAAATCGGGCGCTACGATGTCGCGCTCGACGAAGCGAAGATCGCGCTCGACGACAGCCCGAACTACGCCCCGGCCCTCCACCTGCTGGGCCTGGCCTACATGCTGATCGAGGAAAATGGCGCGGCCGGGGAGAACTTCGAGCGCGCGCTGCGTTTCGCGCCTGGCGACCCCGATTTCAACAACAGCTACGGCTGGTTCCTGTGCACCCAGGGGCGCGAGGTCGAAGGCCTGGAGCGGCTGGCGGTGGCGGCGCGCAACCCGTACTACCGCCATCCGGCCCGGCCGCTGACCAACGCCGGGCTGTGTCACCTGCGGCTGGCCGACGATGGCGCCGCGGAAGCGCAGTTCCAGCGTGCGCTGCAGGCCGATCCGGACAATGGCCAGGCGCTGTACCAGCTTGCTGCCATCGCCTACCGTGGCGGGCGTCTGGAGCAGGCGCGCACCTACCTGGTCCGGCTCCACCAGCGCCTCGGGCCGAACCCGGCTTCGGCCTGGCTCGGCCTGCGTACCGAGCGCCGCCTCGGCAACCACGATGCCGAGGCGAGCTACGCGGCACAGTTGCGCAGCCGTTTTGCGCAATCGGAAGAATATCAACTGATGACCCGAGGGAAGTTCGAGTGA
- a CDS encoding RodZ domain-containing protein yields the protein MSSIESENLPAMAGESAVPSPGAQLRRAREARGEAVAEVAFALKLNPRQIDALERDDFAALPGMAFVRGFLRNYARYLGLDAAPLLDGVQRLAGSAAPDLSPIRNADGDLPSHGGRRRGAFPAGMLVLVLVLMVAAGWYFDGFRTEPVEPAESTPAALLAAPVGAMESDDSGQAPAAGAALVAGNPLQPEPPASADTAPGAEIPVKPGTLAAAEGGVPPAPVAPVPPARVAEDGGGAGSPSPAAPEAQAGGSGGRLVLRFGTDSWVEVRDAAGAILHSGLNRAGTARTVQGAPPFALVVGNAAGVAVEFDGRTVDLAAHARGSVARLTLGE from the coding sequence GTGAGCAGCATCGAGAGCGAAAACCTTCCTGCCATGGCCGGTGAGTCCGCCGTGCCGTCGCCGGGCGCGCAGTTGCGGCGTGCACGCGAGGCGCGCGGCGAAGCAGTGGCGGAAGTCGCGTTTGCGCTCAAGCTCAACCCGCGCCAGATCGACGCCCTCGAGCGCGACGATTTCGCCGCCTTGCCCGGGATGGCCTTCGTGCGCGGCTTCCTGCGCAACTATGCGCGCTACCTGGGGCTCGACGCCGCGCCGCTGCTCGACGGCGTGCAGCGCCTGGCAGGGTCGGCAGCCCCCGACCTGTCGCCGATCCGCAATGCCGACGGCGACCTCCCCAGCCACGGCGGGCGGCGCCGGGGCGCGTTCCCCGCCGGGATGCTGGTGCTGGTGCTGGTGCTGATGGTCGCTGCGGGCTGGTATTTCGATGGGTTCCGGACCGAGCCGGTCGAGCCGGCGGAGAGCACCCCGGCCGCGCTCCTGGCGGCGCCGGTGGGGGCGATGGAGAGCGATGACAGCGGGCAGGCCCCGGCGGCGGGAGCGGCGCTGGTGGCGGGCAACCCGCTGCAGCCAGAGCCGCCCGCGAGCGCCGACACCGCGCCCGGGGCCGAGATCCCCGTCAAGCCCGGGACGCTGGCTGCTGCAGAGGGGGGCGTGCCGCCCGCGCCCGTCGCGCCGGTGCCGCCGGCTCGAGTTGCGGAAGACGGGGGCGGCGCGGGGAGTCCGTCGCCCGCCGCGCCCGAGGCGCAGGCCGGCGGGAGCGGCGGCCGGCTGGTGTTGCGCTTTGGCACAGACTCCTGGGTCGAGGTGCGCGACGCCGCGGGCGCCATCCTCCATTCCGGGCTCAACCGTGCGGGCACGGCCCGCACCGTGCAGGGCGCGCCCCCGTTCGCACTGGTGGTGGGCAATGCGGCGGGCGTGGCGGTCGAGTTCGACGGCCGGACGGTCGATCTCGCTGCCCATGCGCGCGGCTCGGTTGCCCGCCTGACTTTAGGTGAATAG
- the ispG gene encoding flavodoxin-dependent (E)-4-hydroxy-3-methylbut-2-enyl-diphosphate synthase — protein MNQDKDFPPLSAAPWRRQRTRQVAIGKVRVGGEAPVVVQSMTNTDTADVLGTAMQVAELARAGSELVRLTVNNEAAAKAVPHIRDRLLALGVEVPLIGDFHYNGHKLLSDFPACAEALAKFRINPGNVGAGAKRDPQFAAIVDLACRYHKPVRIGVNWGSLDPSVLARIMDENAHRATPRDAGAVMREALVVSALESAAKAEEYGLAADRIVLSAKVSSVQDLIAVYRDLARRSDYALHLGLTEAGMGSKGIVASTAALAVLLQEGIGDTIRVSLTPEPGGSRSQEVVVAQEILQTMGLRAFTPMVTACPGCGRTTSTVFQELAAGIQDYVRAQMPVWREQYDGVENLTLAVMGCVVNGPGESRHANIGISLPGTGESPAAPVYVDGEKVATLRGDGIAAEFTAIVDRYVATRYARKAG, from the coding sequence ATGAACCAGGACAAGGATTTCCCCCCTCTCAGCGCCGCTCCCTGGCGCCGCCAGCGCACGCGGCAGGTCGCGATCGGCAAGGTCAGGGTCGGGGGCGAGGCGCCGGTCGTCGTCCAGTCGATGACCAACACCGACACCGCCGACGTGCTCGGCACCGCGATGCAGGTCGCCGAACTCGCCCGCGCGGGCTCGGAACTGGTGCGGCTGACGGTCAATAACGAAGCCGCGGCGAAAGCCGTGCCGCACATCCGCGACCGTCTGCTGGCGCTCGGCGTGGAGGTGCCGCTGATCGGCGATTTCCACTACAACGGCCACAAGCTGCTGAGCGATTTTCCCGCCTGCGCCGAAGCGCTCGCCAAGTTCCGCATCAATCCGGGCAATGTCGGTGCCGGTGCGAAGCGCGACCCGCAGTTTGCCGCGATCGTCGACCTCGCCTGCCGCTACCACAAGCCGGTGCGCATCGGAGTGAACTGGGGCAGCCTCGATCCGTCGGTGCTCGCCCGCATCATGGACGAGAATGCCCACCGCGCGACGCCGCGCGACGCGGGTGCGGTGATGCGCGAGGCGCTGGTGGTGTCGGCGCTCGAATCCGCGGCCAAGGCCGAGGAGTACGGGCTGGCCGCGGACCGCATCGTGCTGTCGGCGAAAGTGTCGAGCGTGCAGGATCTGATCGCGGTGTACCGCGATCTCGCCCGGCGCAGCGACTATGCCCTGCACCTGGGGCTGACCGAGGCCGGGATGGGGAGCAAGGGCATCGTCGCCTCGACTGCCGCACTCGCGGTGCTGCTGCAGGAAGGCATCGGCGACACCATCCGCGTCTCGCTGACGCCCGAGCCGGGCGGCAGCCGCAGCCAGGAAGTCGTGGTTGCGCAGGAGATCCTGCAGACCATGGGCCTGCGCGCGTTCACGCCGATGGTCACCGCCTGCCCGGGCTGCGGGCGCACCACCAGCACGGTGTTCCAGGAACTCGCCGCCGGCATCCAGGACTACGTCCGTGCCCAGATGCCGGTGTGGCGCGAGCAGTACGACGGCGTCGAGAACCTGACCCTGGCGGTGATGGGCTGCGTGGTCAATGGGCCGGGCGAGTCCAGGCATGCGAACATCGGCATCTCGCTGCCGGGGACCGGCGAATCGCCGGCGGCCCCGGTCTATGTCGATGGGGAAAAAGTCGCCACCTTGCGCGGCGACGGCATCGCTGCCGAGTTCACGGCCATCGTCGATCGCTACGTGGCGACGCGCTATGCAAGAAAGGCCGGCTGA
- the hisS gene encoding histidine--tRNA ligase, which produces MSQTLQAVRGMNDILPDDAETWEYFEDIVRDWLQSYGYRPIRMPLVEPTPLFKRAIGEVTDIVEKEMYSFEDALNGEHLTLRPEGTASCVRAVIQHSLIPSGGPQRLYYYGPMFRHERPQKGRYRQFHQIGVEALGFAGPETDAELILMCARLWDDLGLEDVALEINSLGSPEERAQHRAALIAYLELHQEQLDEDGRRRLHTNPLRILDTKNPALQAIVDAAPRLADYLGDESKAHFDAVQVFLKDAGIPYRINHRLVRGLDYYNRTVFEWVTTRLGAQGTICAGGRYDGLFEQLGGKPQPAAGFAIGIERLLLLWQACGGESERMAPDAYVVSVGAAAQRLAFRAAEALREHGFAVLMHCGGGSFKSQMKKADASAAAVAVVIGEDEAAAAEVGLKPLRGGGAQQRVALETLPEALAGLLYPEESVQED; this is translated from the coding sequence ATGAGCCAGACCTTGCAGGCGGTGCGCGGGATGAACGACATCCTGCCCGACGACGCCGAAACCTGGGAATACTTCGAAGACATCGTGCGCGACTGGCTGCAGAGCTACGGCTACCGCCCGATCCGGATGCCGCTGGTGGAGCCGACGCCGCTGTTCAAGCGCGCGATCGGCGAAGTCACCGACATCGTCGAGAAGGAGATGTATTCGTTCGAGGACGCCTTGAACGGCGAGCACCTGACGCTGCGCCCGGAAGGCACCGCCTCCTGCGTGCGGGCGGTGATCCAGCACAGCCTGATCCCGTCCGGCGGGCCGCAGCGCCTGTATTACTACGGGCCGATGTTCCGCCACGAGCGCCCGCAGAAGGGCCGCTACCGCCAGTTCCACCAGATCGGCGTGGAGGCGCTCGGTTTTGCCGGCCCCGAGACCGATGCCGAGCTGATCCTGATGTGCGCGCGGCTGTGGGACGACCTCGGGCTCGAGGATGTCGCGCTCGAGATCAACTCGCTCGGCTCGCCCGAGGAACGCGCGCAGCACCGCGCCGCCCTGATCGCCTACCTCGAGCTGCACCAGGAGCAACTCGACGAGGACGGCAGGCGCCGCCTCCACACCAACCCGCTGCGCATCCTCGACACCAAGAACCCGGCGCTGCAGGCGATCGTCGACGCTGCGCCGCGGCTCGCCGACTATCTCGGTGACGAATCGAAGGCCCACTTCGACGCGGTGCAGGTCTTCCTCAAGGATGCCGGGATTCCCTACCGGATCAACCATCGCCTGGTGCGCGGCCTGGACTACTACAACCGCACCGTGTTCGAGTGGGTCACGACGCGCCTCGGCGCGCAGGGTACGATCTGCGCCGGCGGGCGTTACGACGGCCTCTTCGAGCAGCTCGGCGGCAAGCCGCAGCCGGCCGCCGGCTTTGCCATCGGCATCGAGCGCCTGCTGCTGCTGTGGCAGGCCTGCGGTGGCGAGAGCGAGCGCATGGCGCCTGACGCCTACGTGGTCAGTGTCGGCGCCGCCGCCCAGCGCCTCGCCTTCCGTGCCGCCGAGGCGCTGCGCGAGCACGGCTTTGCGGTGCTGATGCACTGCGGCGGCGGCAGCTTCAAGTCGCAGATGAAAAAAGCCGACGCCAGCGCGGCCGCGGTCGCGGTGGTGATTGGCGAAGACGAGGCCGCGGCCGCTGAGGTCGGGCTCAAGCCCTTGCGCGGCGGCGGCGCGCAGCAGCGCGTCGCGCTCGAGACCCTGCCCGAGGCACTGGCAGGCTTGCTGTATCCTGAAGAATCCGTACAAGAGGATTGA
- a CDS encoding tetratricopeptide repeat protein, giving the protein MAVYDLEEQEQISELKAWWAQYGNLVVGLALAAAVAAVGWQGWQWYQNRNAAEAGALYYAVQQAAESQDAQKAREAAGRLIGEHGGSASAQLGALLAAAVQFEADDLSNARAQLEWAADKGADAALRDLARLRLAAVMLEQGELDAALARLQGAPGAAYQSRYDDLRGDVLAELGRADEARAAYRAAIDGLAAEGEDATTLRELVRVKLESLGA; this is encoded by the coding sequence ATGGCGGTCTACGATCTGGAAGAGCAGGAACAGATTTCCGAACTCAAGGCGTGGTGGGCGCAGTACGGCAACCTGGTGGTCGGCCTGGCGCTCGCCGCCGCGGTCGCCGCGGTCGGCTGGCAGGGGTGGCAGTGGTACCAGAACCGCAACGCCGCCGAGGCCGGGGCGCTCTACTACGCGGTGCAGCAGGCCGCTGAAAGCCAGGATGCGCAGAAGGCGCGCGAGGCCGCAGGGCGCTTGATCGGCGAGCACGGCGGCAGTGCCAGCGCCCAGCTCGGCGCGCTGCTGGCGGCGGCGGTCCAGTTCGAGGCCGACGACCTGAGCAATGCGCGGGCCCAGCTCGAATGGGCGGCAGACAAGGGCGCGGACGCGGCGCTGCGCGACCTCGCCCGGCTGCGCCTGGCGGCGGTGATGCTCGAGCAGGGCGAACTCGATGCGGCGCTGGCGCGGCTGCAGGGGGCACCGGGCGCAGCCTACCAGAGCCGCTACGACGACCTGCGCGGCGACGTCCTCGCCGAGCTGGGCCGGGCCGACGAAGCGCGGGCCGCCTACCGGGCCGCGATCGACGGCCTCGCCGCCGAAGGCGAGGACGCCACGACCCTGCGCGAACTCGTGCGGGTGAAACTCGAATCCCTGGGAGCCTGA